A genomic window from Zalophus californianus isolate mZalCal1 chromosome 13, mZalCal1.pri.v2, whole genome shotgun sequence includes:
- the LCN15 gene encoding LOW QUALITY PROTEIN: lipocalin-15 (The sequence of the model RefSeq protein was modified relative to this genomic sequence to represent the inferred CDS: deleted 4 bases in 2 codons) — MKCVLLGQVLVLLWVSLAWAEVLVQPDSDAKKFSGLWYVASMVSNCKVFLGKKDHLLMSTRAIKAMAGGNLSVHMEFPRADGCHQVDAEYLRVGSEGHFRVPALGYLDVRIVDTDYSSFAAVYIYKELEGALSTVVQLHSRTQEASPQAVKIFRDFCPTVGLLDDVMVMVPKSDMCSSGGKEAP, encoded by the exons ATGAAGTGTGTCCTGCTGGGCCAGGTCCTGGTGCTGCTCTGG GTGTCCCTGGCTTGGGCTGAGGTCCTGGTGCAGCCCGATTCTGATGCTAAGAAG TTCTCAGGCCTCTGGTACGTGGCCTCCATGGTCTCCAACTGCAAGGTCTTCCTGGGCAAGAAGGACCACCTGCTGATGTCCACCAGGGCCATCAAGGCCATGGCGGGGGGCAACCTCAGTGTCCACATGGAGTTCCCTCG GGCTGATGGCTGTCACCAGGTGGATGCTGAGTACCTGAGGGTGGGCTCTGAGGGCCACTTCAGAGTCCCAG CCCTGGGCTACCTGGATGTGCGCATCGTGGACACAGAC TATAGCTCCTTCGCCGCGGTCTATATCTACAAGGAGCTGGAGGGAGCGCTCAGCACCGTGGTGCAGCTCCACA gccGGACCCAGGAAGCAAGTCCCCAAGCTGTGAAGATCTTCCGGGACTTCTGCCCCACCGTAGGGCTCCTGGACGACGTGATGGTCATGGTGCCCAAGTCAG ATATGTGCTCCTCTGGGGGCAAGGAGGCTCCCTGA
- the LCN8 gene encoding epididymal-specific lipocalin-8 has protein sequence MEAGLLSAILGVVMVQGATAIHDLDLQKIVGFWREVGVASSQNLALKTPKRLEALFLTLSGHELIVKAAYNSSGSCETEKIVSSEIDVSGTFVFPGHREIHVIDTDYEQYAILRLSLHWQGKDYHVLKYFTRSLEDEYGPGFWKFREMTADMGLYLVARHGRCAKLLKEVSRALGCAEPPKLGLPT, from the exons ATGGAGGCTGGGCTGCTGAGTGCCATCCTGGGTGTCGTCATGGTGCAGGGGGCCACAGCCATACACGACCTGGATCTGCAGAAG ATTGTGGGATTCTGGCGGGAAGTTGGTGTGGCCTCCAGCCAAAACCTGGCACTGAAGACCCCAAAGAGGCTGGaagccttgttcctgaccttgagTGGACATGAGCTGATTGTGAAGGCTGCGTATAACAG CTCAGGAAGTTGTGAGACAGAAAAAATAGTGAGCTCAGAAATAGATGTTTCGGGGACATTCGTTTTTCCTG GCCACAGGGAGATCCACGTGATAGACACAGACTATGAACAGTATGCCATTTTGAGGCTGTCCCTCCACTGGCAAGGCAAGGACTACCATGTGCTCAAGTATTTCA CTCGGAGCCTGGAGGACGAGTATGGGCCAGGCTTCTGGAAATTCCGGGAGATGACAGCGGACATGGGGCTTTACCTGGTGGCCCGGCATG GGAGATGCGCCAAGCTCCTGAAGGAGGTGAGCCGTGCCCTGGGCTGCGCTGAGCCCCCCAAGCTGGGTCTTCCAACCTGA
- the LCN6 gene encoding epididymal-specific lipocalin-6, which produces MRAVLRAVLLALVSVPRTQAVWLGRLDPKPLLGSWYVLAVASGEKGFALEKATKNVEGVMVTLTPENNLKMLSSRHRLERCYVNVVELLRQSSGWVFENPSLGVLDYRVLGTNFRDYAIVFTQLEFKDEAFNTVELYSRTELASQEALRLFARWSKGLGFLSQQQATLLPDLTCAHKAFQ; this is translated from the exons ATGCGGGCTGTCCTGCGGGCTGTCCTGCTGGCTCTGGTCTCAGTGCCTAGGACCCAGGCAGTGTGGCTGGGGAGGCTGGACCCTAAGCCG CTTCTGGGGTCCTGGTATGTTCTTGCCGTGGCCTCAGGTGAGAAGGGCTTTGCGTTGGAGAAGGCCACGAAGAACGTCGAGGGCGTCATGGTGACCCTTACTCCAGAAAACAACCTGAAAATGTTGTCCTCCAGGCACAG GCTGGAGAGGTGTTACGTGAACGTGGTGGAGCTGCTGAGACAGAGCTCTGGATGGGTGTTTGAGAACCCCT CCCTGGGAGTGTTGGACTACCGCGTGCTGGGCACCAACTTCAGGGACTACGCCATTGTGTTCACGCAGCTGGAGTTCAAGGACGAGGCGTTCAACACCGTGGAGCTGTATA GCCGGACGGAGCTGGCCAGCCAGGAGGCCCTGCGCCTCTTTGCTAGGTGGAGCAAGGGCCTGGGCTTCCTGTCTCAGCAGCAGGCCACGCTGCTGCCGGACC